From one Callithrix jacchus isolate 240 chromosome 2, calJac240_pri, whole genome shotgun sequence genomic stretch:
- the FAM151B gene encoding protein FAM151B isoform X5 has product MNEALKSTAHMIEADVLLPSDGAEHSQPIMAHPPETNSDNMLQEWLTEVTKSNKGIKLDFKSLAAVEPSMMLLENMKRHLKRPVWINADILPGPNGNSKVIEAKPFLDIVTSFFPDVTFSLGWTTGWHPEKVNEGYSWTMVKEMEYICNELSQPVTFPVRAALVKQSCSQLLWLLKKSNRYSLTIWTGKNDNYSIEDLLYIRDHFDKNQVFYDILEPQNHEFKQAIGIKVNL; this is encoded by the exons GTACCGCTCACATGATAGAGGCTGATGTCCTTCTTCCAAGTGATGGGGCAGAACACAGCCAGCCAATTATGGCCCATCCCCCTGAAACAAACAGTGATAATATGCTACAGGAGTGGCTGACTGAAGTTACGAAAAGCAATAAAGGCATCAAGCTGGATTTCAAGAG TCTGGCAGCTGTAGAACCATCCATGATGCTCTTGGAAAATATGAAGAGGCATCTGAAGCGTCCTGTATGGATTAATGCTGATATTCTTCCTGGTCCAAATGGAAATAGCAAAGTAATAGAGGCAAAACCATTTTTAGACATCGTGACATCCTTCTTTCCAGACGTGACATTTTCCCTGGGCTGGACAACAGGATGGCATCCAGAGAAAGTCAATGAAG ggtacAGCTGGACCATGGTGAAAGAGATGGAATATATATGTAATGAACTAAGTCAGCCTGTAACGTTCCCTGTCAGAGCTGCATTAGTCAAGCAGTCTTGTTCTCAGTTACTTTGGCTGTTAAAGAAATCAAACAG GTACAGCCTGACTATTTGGACCGGAAAAAATGATAACTATTCCATTGAAGATTTACTTTACATTAGAGACCATTTTGACAAAAACCAAGTTTTCTATGACATTTTGGAACCACAAAACCATGAATTTAAACAAGCCATTGGAATCAAAGTTAATCTCTAA
- the FAM151B gene encoding protein FAM151B isoform X4 has translation MAAPAGGPGTAHMIEADVLLPSDGAEHSQPIMAHPPETNSDNMLQEWLTEVTKSNKGIKLDFKSLAAVEPSMMLLENMKRHLKRPVWINADILPGPNGNSKVIEAKPFLDIVTSFFPDVTFSLGWTTGWHPEKVNEGYSWTMVKEMEYICNELSQPVTFPVRAALVKQSCSQLLWLLKKSNRYSLTIWTGKNDNYSIEDLLYIRDHFDKNQVFYDILEPQNHEFKQAIGIKVNL, from the exons GTACCGCTCACATGATAGAGGCTGATGTCCTTCTTCCAAGTGATGGGGCAGAACACAGCCAGCCAATTATGGCCCATCCCCCTGAAACAAACAGTGATAATATGCTACAGGAGTGGCTGACTGAAGTTACGAAAAGCAATAAAGGCATCAAGCTGGATTTCAAGAG TCTGGCAGCTGTAGAACCATCCATGATGCTCTTGGAAAATATGAAGAGGCATCTGAAGCGTCCTGTATGGATTAATGCTGATATTCTTCCTGGTCCAAATGGAAATAGCAAAGTAATAGAGGCAAAACCATTTTTAGACATCGTGACATCCTTCTTTCCAGACGTGACATTTTCCCTGGGCTGGACAACAGGATGGCATCCAGAGAAAGTCAATGAAG ggtacAGCTGGACCATGGTGAAAGAGATGGAATATATATGTAATGAACTAAGTCAGCCTGTAACGTTCCCTGTCAGAGCTGCATTAGTCAAGCAGTCTTGTTCTCAGTTACTTTGGCTGTTAAAGAAATCAAACAG GTACAGCCTGACTATTTGGACCGGAAAAAATGATAACTATTCCATTGAAGATTTACTTTACATTAGAGACCATTTTGACAAAAACCAAGTTTTCTATGACATTTTGGAACCACAAAACCATGAATTTAAACAAGCCATTGGAATCAAAGTTAATCTCTAA